The Episyrphus balteatus chromosome 3, idEpiBalt1.1, whole genome shotgun sequence genome segment ACTCTAAATCTAGCCTTAGTCAAAGCTAACCAGTTTCAACTTCCGACAAAACTAGGGTACAACTTCAAACCGTCATTTCCTTCTTGGCAAATCAATCCCGAATTACTAATCATGGACCTAGctcaatataataaaaatgacACCAGTCACACCATTTACCGAGCTCTTTTTTCGAGCATCGCATCGGAACTTCGTACCAAAGGATGGAATTTCCTTTTCACCGATGGTTCTAAGACCCCAGACAACACATCATACGCAGTAACACAAGAGAATGGTCAAATAATGAGCATTGGCATTTTGCCGGGTTTCACATCCATTTTCACAGCTGAAGCTTTTGGTATTCTACAAGCAATCAACACAGCAGCTAAACAACGTAGTAGAACTATAATCTGCTCTGAAAGTATGTCTGTGTTAAAAGCTACTATAAACCCAAACAACAATGTAGAACTAGTAACCGAAATAAGAAATCAGCTTTTCAAActgcaaaataaaatcaaactgATGTGGGTACCCGGCCATACTGGCATATGCGGTAACGAAGAAGCAGATCGAGCTGCCAGTTCCACAAAAGAGGCACCCGTTTACTCCTtcaacatttttacaaaaaaagacatgaacaaattcatacaaaattctctAAGAAAGAAGCAGCTAAATGATTGGAGCCAATACCATCACCACTATAAGGAAATTAACCGCTACAAAACATATCCTCAATACCCGGATCTACCAAAATATAAAATCAGAAATTATATTCGACTTAGGCTTGGACACACAGCCGTCACTCACGAATACCTCCTCACCAAACAAAACCCGCCCATATGCACCACTTGCAacgaaactttaaatttagaacatttattaaaaaattgcataacatctaaaaagtttttaaaaaataataatgtatatGATCTACTTACAACTCCAAATCatacaaatattgaaattataaaCAATCTCATATcaaacctaaaaattaaaatttaaatttattgtaaaatacCCAGAGCTAATAGTCCTCGCAGCTAGgctctttaaaaatttatattagctAGTTACTTTTAAGTGctcgttaataaataataaataaataaataaaaaataaattggactGACAGTCTTTGTGTTaactgtcacaaatatcccaggcccaggaatatttttcaaactggaagttggccaacttctgtttttaaaactcgagagttgagaaaaaaatagtgaaggAAACATATAATCAACTTGTGTTTCAACTTTCGAGTTGAcgtcaactctcaagttcgccaactctcgagtttgcttcaagttgagtaatagtgaagaaaatggctcttagcaccactgaaaggagtctgatggttgggttggtccccgtgaaagGGCTATAACTACAGCCTATGAAATGTCATACctaatttgtatgtttttggtGTACTGAATCCGAGAATGAGGTcagttttcttacaatttgtaaagcaagtgaaataaaaaaacatacatttccttttttaagaaaagcaacaaaacatatgtaaaatatatttaattttttgtcagtGAGGCTTGGTGCATTTTCGCTTGTACGAAGCTGTTGGAAGGGCTCGTTTAAGAGCCCAACAATCATTGATATGCTCATTTTCCTTgacattttttgtttccattttttttccatatccTAGTGAAATCGTTAACCGTATACTTCAATTACATCTCccaaatttttatgaaattagtTGTGGAAATCCAGAAAAAGGTATTTTAGCGTTTTGAAATACTTTAAGCAATTTtccgatgatttttttttttttatgtagttaGGGTacttgacatttctcaaacagCTATTTTGATGTCAGCAGATTCCTTGCCCGAGAAGTAcccgatttttatttatattacaaGTTGCCTTCAGTCTTTCTTCTGTTAATAGTTCCATCATCATTTTCTCAGAATCGGCGCCGATACAAACCGACAGATTTATGTACATCTTTGTTAGCGTTATATGGAgctgtttttaatattattataaatcAATAACTTCTCGCGCAAGAAATCATTCATCTATATCATGAAAACAACGAAATTGACGATTGTTTTATGATTTGTAAACTTAAGCACTATATGGAATgcacgaaaaaaattaacaataattttttcgTGGAGTTCTTTTAGTGCTTAAGAGACTTGCAAGtaaaacacttaaaaactttCTGTTATTTATCGCATTCCAAGAATgttcaaaacaaagaattttatcATCTCCCATgttcaagtttttattttttcattttaacgaCAATCATAAGGATAATTTGTGGAAATTCTTGGaagcaaaacaaatttgaaacttATCATATGAGCTTATGACTCTTAATCCTACGCGGGATTTATAAATTTCCGCTGATTAATTGATTTATAACATTGATTGATGAATTGATGGGAATTGTTTAGGTAAGGAATGAATCTGACTATTTCCCTGAAGCattgaatttacaaaaataGAGGTAAAACAGTGACGCCCAAGAAACATTTCAATGATGTTCTCATAAAATGAGTGTTTCCGAATTGGACTGAATTTTTCTATCAGCTTTAAGGATCTATTTTGGATTCAATCTAAGAAGGCTAAAGTTGTTTATTTACTCCAGAGTTGATAGATAGTTGTGCTCTCGGTTTTGTCGTATTTACGGCTTATATAATGTTGCCAGATCAGATTACCCTATCAGTTTTTATAACATCTGCGTTTGCCTAAACATTTGCGAAAGAGGTGAATCAAAAGTTTTTCAGTCTACTCGATTGATGGTCGTTATTAACTACAGAAAATAGCTTTGTTTCTGAGAAGCATTGATCTTCACAATGTCGATATCCTGCTGCTTAATTTAACGAGTTTCTCATACTCTTGTTGTAATTAAATTCGTACAGAAGATGATGGTGAGTTTGTTAATAAATATGAGTTTGTTGTAAAAATGTAGTCAGCAAAACTGTTGAGTGCACCAACAGTTTCCCAAGATCCTTGCCTCATAGATAATGTTCTTAAGTACAGGCGGTCTCATGTTGTTCTttatagggtgtttttttttatgaaaaatttattgaatttatggaagtttattttatatattttttttttttacagggaTGCGCCAGAATTCGAGGTGACACTTTAGGATTAGTTGGACTAGGAAGAATCGGATCTGCCGTAGCCTTGAGAGCAAAAGCTTTTGGTTTCAATGTTATATTCTATGATCCATATCTTCCGGACGGCATTGATAAATCCCTTGGTCTAACACGAGTCTATACATTACAAGATCTTCTATTCCAATCAGATTGTGTGTCGTTACATTGTACCCTCAACGAACACAATCATCACTTAATTAACGAATACACAATTAAACAGGTAAGTCttaatacaaacaaatatttctCACCATAATCATTTAACTTTAAATATTGCTCGTTTTTCAGATGAGACCTGGTGCATTTTTAGTTAACACTGCAAGGGGCGGTCTGGTCGATGACGAAATGTTGGCGCTAGCACTCAAGCAGGGAAGAATAAGAGCTGCAGCTTTAGATGTTCACGAGAACGAACCTTTTAATGTATTCCAAGTAAGATTGTAGTAAAACATCTTACACCTCAACTCCACTTCTGAATTATGAATGTTACTAACCAaatgttcttttgtttttcaggGAGCCTTAAAAGATGCTCCAAATCTTATATGTACACCACATGCAGCCTTCTTCAGCGAAGCATCTGCTACAGAATTACGTGAAATGGCAGCCACTGAAATTCGACGGGCGATTGTCGGCAATATTCCAGAAGTTTTGAGGAATTGTGTTAATAAAGAATACTTTATGCGAACACCTGCAGCTACAGCCGTTGCTGCTGCGGCCGCTGCGGCAGTCTACTCCGAAGGTAAACTACAAATATTATCAAAtccagaaaaatgaaaaaaataaaaatttaatacaaaaaaaaaaacaaacataaaaaaatacaagaaaattatatatatatatattatacaaaaattttaaattcttaagaaaacaaaaacaaaaaaattaaaaaaaaaatataaaacaacaaacaaatgcaaaacaaaaaagataacaccgaaaaaaaaaaaaacaaaaacaacaagatCCTTGTAAAAATAACGAGATTTtccatttattattatttttttcgtttcaattaagtttttcttaaaaaaaatattgaaagtaaattttgatttcatttttaaattaaatccaaaaacaaaaagcatCCAACAAtcttaaacaaatacaaatagatttttaaagatttttttttcttatatataatTTTCCTTAGTATACAtatcaattaaacaaaaaaaagtagacaaaacaaaaagtacacaaatcaaaataaataattattcatTGATAGgtcaaatagatttttttagggcttaattttttgtattgcatATGCAAAGCATAGCATTGCTTAGGGAAAGACAAACAGTAACACATAATTGCTAATTCTAACACTCACACATACACACAACACACGCactaaaaattattacaaatatttatgatattttttttgtttttgtagaaataacaTACAATAAGCATAATTTTATTCTCTATCATAAACACAAAAAGCAAGCGAAACTTAGTTTgttgaatttattgaaaatgaaaaacaaaactctAACGGTgtcataaaaattataaaaaaaaataaaattggtcaGACATTTAATAGGAACTATTAGGAGCTATTGATTTGGAAACTACAAATATATTTACATAGGATGAATAAGCACTCAAAGGTTTAGCAAATAGAATTAGAATATCATCCTCCGGAGGTGGTGGCACGTAGAAACGAatagtttattttgaaatagtcCTTCGAatagtttcagtttttttttatatcaactgtaaatgaaaataataaattttttttaagattcaattAGAAaccttttgaatgatttttaaattatgattgtaACCTGTCGTTTCGGACAATTGAATTACCAAATCATAGTTTTAATATTATAATTCTATGAATTAATCACCTAGGCGCAAAAACAAACAttgattgaattaaaaaaaaaaaaaattgaatgtagTGACATCTAGTTGCcatttttaagtgatttttctcaatttttgaagaatatctgttttttttttcattaattaccatccttttttttaaacaacaaaaaacatgtTCATAAGAAGCGACAGTTGGAATTTAACTAAATCTTCAACTCAAAGGTTCTCTAATGCAAATCAAAATCATCTAATCCACTCGAAATTTGTTTTCCTGCTAGAGCAGGATACCAATTAAATTCCATCAGAATGAAATTACTTTCTACATAccttatttggtaaaaaaatcttcattctTAAAACTCTAGAAAACTGTGTTGTTTCCGTTTCAGCGGAATAGACCCTGAGTAAGGAAACCTTCTTACATCGTTTTCCGTTTGGAAATCAATGCAATTTGGTTTAAAACTATAGAATTAATGCATAACCATAAATCCAGATTTTTGTcttcgtaatggaaaatttcacaCAAATCGACACTACGTATGatcggattttgtgattgttttttcgtgaatcgtagcaaatttccgatacgaatgaaATTCATGATTTGCCTATTATAACATACAAATCTGCAGTCGACTTATTCGACCTTTTTAAAATCCGctctcaatttttttaaaactctctGGAATAACAAAGTACGACAATTAAACAGCCCTTTAATGTAGTGAGAAAGACTCCCAATTGAAAAATTCAGGGgtcttgaaaaagtttttggagatttttttgaTTGGAAGCCCTTCTTCGTAAAGAATGGTGCTTTTAATTTGTTTACTCTCATAGCCCGAAATATATGAGGCAATTTTGAGTTTGGATTTAATTTAGACAAAAATGTTTGCACATTCGTTTTGAAACTGCGcaagaaatcaattaattttttcgaaaataaaaattcattcataattgtatttatcagttttttttttcaatgttgaaCACTCATAATTTTAAGACACAGTTTTTCAGTACGAGATCAAAGTAAATTAAGAATAAGGTCGACTTATTTTGTGAAATATCTCAGGATCAAATGAGaatgtttttcgtttttagtttgTTAGCGCCTTCAGCATCAATCTTGCGCTTAAAATTTACTTTCTCAGTGAAATGGGCATACGCTTATTTGAAGGGTGAGCTATTTCTGAGTTAACTAAACACTGAAAAACTGGCTACAAATGTTTaacatgaacaaaaaatgaTCGAAGGactttaaaaacaatttcaagTTGAACACATTCGGGTATTATGCAGTGCTAGATATCAAAAATATTAgttgtatttctttttatacaTCACAATCattataaataagttttttttgttctattttataatttgccataaaacaacaaaaaattataaccatttttttgttgttaagtttATTATAATCTTCAAATCTTAATATTTGTATGTTTTCAATATCAatcataacaaaacaaaaactttatatttGAGTGCAGGTTAACACAATTATAAGGCAGAATTTAGGACATTCataaacatttgattttttttatccattAAAACTCGCAAATCATTAGTATACgaaatttgttttagtttgttataattattattattattataacacgggaaataatttgaaaaaaaaaaaaaatatatgtttgattgttgtttttgtattctagtcttataactacaaaaaaaaacataatctttTACTTTTTAAGGCTTTGATTGATGACTTTTagtatatatacatatttttaaaaaattttgtttattttctattaatttaataataatgtgtTTAAATGTATGTGTTTGTCCTAAAAAATATCTGTCATcctgtaccaaaaaaaaataatcgtttattttgaatcattctgaaagtgttttgttgcataaaacttaaaaaaaaaaaatatttgtttgtcaTTTGTGCAACCCAGTGATTgttcatgttttttgtttaattcatttaaatattaaactttattttagctaaaattataaattttctatcgaaaaTTAAGTCAATGTGCGATTTAACGattccaaaagtttttttgattactctaaaaatggagttttttctattcattcaaatgcttattaaaatatttgatcATATTCAGTTCACGTGGTCCAGCGCTTCACTAATTGGAAGCCTGAAAGGCTTTGAAAATAAAGCCTTGACGAGAATagcggggggggggggggggggggcgatTAAATCCTTCCCCACACCCGCATTTTCACATTGCCAAACCTCCTTTGTGTATAAATCTTCACAGAAAGCCTCTTTTCGCTAATTTTGGCATAAAGCTGGCCAAGGAAGTGAAAGTAAGAGTAATATTTTCCTAGAGCATAACTTTGCGGAAAAGTTATTGACTTTGCCCTCGTCAACTTTGATTGCTGTTTCTTTACTTATGTGAAGTGTTGCCCAACAAAAACGGTCGGATTTCTTTTCAGACATTGCTTTGGATATCATCTCGGTTTAATAATCTCACTTTACCTAAAGTGGCCTCACTTTAATAGTTGACATGGAAGGAGAAGAGGTTCTGTAAATTTAGAGATTAATCCAAATGAGAGaacattttgaaaacttgtcatACGAGTAATTACACCTCTAAGCCCAGACAAGAGTTACAAATTTTCGCTATGTACGATCGTAGATATCCATCACGAAAGTAATTCTTAActgtatttcaattttaaataagcTTTGAGTTTTTGTACCAATTATAGTTGGGAATTCCACCAACTGACAAGTTTTTTAATTCATGCACTTCTGAGTTAGGTATGGCAACAGAGTTCATAATTTGTGCTTTGAATCCTTGCTTTCTTAGGCGCAAAGTTCTTTGAAGGGTTACAGGTTTACTGGGACATGCGACACCGATGTAATGCATAGCTTTGCCTTAACACACAATTGATTGATTATAATCTATGTCATTGACGCGAAACAACACACTATTGCCTGGAGCAATCGAGTGCATGGATTCTGTTTATTTTCTGTTAAACCCTTAACAAAGTAAAGAGAAGTCAGAGTCGATGATTTGCTAATTAGAGATATTTAACAAGTAATTCACCATCCGTGTCCTTTTTATCGTTCAATTTCCGTAGCGTGTTGCGCCTAGTCATGTAGATCTAAAGCTGCGCCCACATTATGTTGATTTGTGATGATCAACACGCAAATGTGAACGTGTTGATCAATAGCGCTACTCAACCTTTGCTGACCTGAAAGCAAaccgattgaaaaaaaaaacgtgttggTCAACATAATGTGGACGCAGCTTAATGCTTTCTTATTAGACGCTCAGCAAAAAGCTACTTCTCAAGCACAAGAATTTTGtgtaataaattcattaaatcgcacattttctttttttttccttgcaacaaaaactttttcgtattcaTGAACAGTATTTATCATAATTGCAAGCCTCGAGTTAAGTTAACAAAACAACTGCTTGAAAACTGTGTATGAATACGATCCAATgctttttatgtattttttttttaaccaaaaatgttttttgcaaaatcacacttttattataatttttatgacAATCGTAAggggaaataataattttaaaaatgatacTTTGTAGAAACAAgattaattgttaaaaaaaaatttaaaaaatatataaacttactgaattttatgtatatttcaTAAGGACTACTCACACATGCAATttgaagaaaagaagaaaaatattcaaacaaaatttgtcaacaaacaaaaaactaattcaaatgtctaaaaaaaattattttgctctaAAAAAATGATCTCATCATCCGCGTTTATTTTTGCCCTCaaatagtaaaaacaaaaaatccagtTGAAACagatttaagaaaacaaaatttcgaatcaAACCTGAGAAAATACAGACAAACCGAATAAtaaaacataataataaaatataatttgttgTTATTACGAgaaacagaaaagaaaaaaaaaaacatattttgcacaaatatccttttatattttttgttttaattccttaatgtttttttaattattttttttttaattaattaaaatcgaacgaaatatatgttaaataagaaaatagaGATGCAAATgcaaggaaacaaaaaacaaaaatcatattaataattaaaaaatagaataaaaatggaaaaaaggaaacaaaatataGAAACCAAGATGAAggaagatgaagaagaaaataaaaaaaataaactgttattttatattgtataaaatatttttaataactgtgaaagctgaataaaattaaattttccagaaaaaaaaaacaaagaaatcaaaaaactattttatgtttcttttttgtatatggtttttttatttacagaCGGGTTACGTGATTTTGTTGTGCATATATTCACTGCGTTTTATAAGCGTTTTAAGCGATACATATTTAGCGAACAAAAGTTTTCTGTTGATTTgttttctctctttttctctctGTGTCTTCaactgaaaacttttttatagtttatttttttgaatgattattattatatgaaacaaagcaaacaaacaaaaataatttatttatataaaataattaaaaaaaaaaaaaacaaaaattgcatggGATGATGGAATCATTATTTTTAAGAGCATAactattttattgcaaaaacaaaatacaaaaaaacaatcacaagattttttttgaaacaaaaaaaatttattacaatAGATCAATAAGTTGtagaatgatttttgtttttagtccgTTGTAAATTAGATttatttgtgttgtttttttctttttttgtatgtaagtGAAAGTTCAGTAAGGTTATTTCTATTAATCGTATGTTGTTTCGCTTACTATTTGTCTTTTAAGTGTTTATGTTTTAATGACATatgaaaaactgcattttgaaCTTAGTTTGATGTATGTCTTAGAACAGGAACACTTCTTCATctcaaaaaaagctttaaaaacgatttttcttaacaaaaaaataatcgtTACTTCTAAACATCAATtgttataaaattaaagttCAGGTAGAAGCTCTcatgttttatcaaaattatttcttcCGCTAGAAATAGTGTTATGTCTTATCACAATTCCATCATTCCCATCTGTTTTTAGTTGTGCTCATTATTTAGGAACTATATCTATTCAGTTTTTCGATTCaatttaaactaaatttattCCTGTGTATGTATTGTACAAAAAGCTTATTATAGTTAaccatatttcaaaaattaattatagcCTTAGTAATGGTTATATAGGTAATGCAGTTTTCATTTACTATTGAATTAGGGCGATTTCCTGGTAATTAACGTTACATTCAGAAAAATCTCCAAACATGAAATCAGCTTAAACgttaatttgttatttgttactGAGAAAAGTAAAAGAGCTTGCATAATTTGTCAAAGCTTCATGTcaactttttcatggaattacccattAAAAGTATGAAGGTTAAAatccaaattgaaaaaaaatcttatggtTGAAAAGCTGTTCTGAActcaaatttttacaataaaataaataagtattAATTTTGCAGTTGTCAAAATGTTCCAACGAATGTTTTTGGCATCTAGGTAGTGAAAACCAAATAAAGTCGACTCCATCTATGTATTTCGAATTTTCATGGAATTCCAAAATAAGGGATTCCATTTAAAAGGGATTAGAATTGTGATTTGGTTAAAAGAATTACATaattaaatgtaaacaacacAATTATTGAGTCAAGAGAAGTTTCTTGATTTATGGTTAATT includes the following:
- the LOC129912998 gene encoding C-terminal-binding protein isoform X4; protein product: MDKSMMLPSKRSRLDVKGPFANGPLQARPLVALLDGRDCSIEMPILKDVATVAFCDAQSTSEIHEKVLNEAVGALMWHTIILTKEDLEKFKALRIIVRIGSGTDNIDVKAAGELGIAVCNVPGYGVEEVADTTMCLILNLYRRTYWLANMVREGKKFTGPEQVREAAQGCARIRGDTLGLVGLGRIGSAVALRAKAFGFNVIFYDPYLPDGIDKSLGLTRVYTLQDLLFQSDCVSLHCTLNEHNHHLINEYTIKQMRPGAFLVNTARGGLVDDEMLALALKQGRIRAAALDVHENEPFNVFQGALKDAPNLICTPHAAFFSEASATELREMAATEIRRAIVGNIPEVLRNCVNKEYFMRTPAATAVAAAAAAAVYSEGKLQILSNPEK
- the LOC129912998 gene encoding C-terminal-binding protein isoform X5 — its product is MDKSMMLPSKRSRLDVKGPFANGPLQARPLVALLDGRDCSIEMPILKDVATVAFCDAQSTSEIHEKVLNEAVGALMWHTIILTKEDLEKFKALRIIVRIGSGTDNIDVKAAGELGIAVCNVPGYGVEEVADTTMCLILNLYRRTYWLANMVREGKKFTGPEQVREAAQGCARIRGDTLGLVGLGRIGSAVALRAKAFGFNVIFYDPYLPDGIDKSLGLTRVYTLQDLLFQSDCVSLHCTLNEHNHHLINEYTIKQMRPGAFLVNTARGGLVDDEMLALALKQGRIRAAALDVHENEPFNVFQGALKDAPNLICTPHAAFFSEASATELREMAATEIRRAIVGNIPEVLRNCVNKEYFMRTPAATAVAAAAAAAVYSEGLLTHAI
- the LOC129912998 gene encoding C-terminal-binding protein isoform X6 codes for the protein MDKSMMLPSKRSRLDVKGPFANGPLQARPLVALLDGRDCSIEMPILKDVATVAFCDAQSTSEIHEKVLNEAVGALMWHTIILTKEDLEKFKALRIIVRIGSGTDNIDVKAAGELGIAVCNVPGYGVEEVADTTMCLILNLYRRTYWLANMVREGKKFTGPEQVREAAQGCARIRGDTLGLVGLGRIGSAVALRAKAFGFNVIFYDPYLPDGIDKSLGLTRVYTLQDLLFQSDCVSLHCTLNEHNHHLINEYTIKQMRPGAFLVNTARGGLVDDEMLALALKQGRIRAAALDVHENEPFNVFQGALKDAPNLICTPHAAFFSEASATELREMAATEIRRAIVGNIPEVLRNCVNKEYFMRTPAATAVAAAAAAAVYSEAAECTRS